Proteins from one Oscillatoria nigro-viridis PCC 7112 genomic window:
- a CDS encoding YHS domain-containing (seleno)protein: MELLTIYLGIRHMKVKYITTIAIATILGLATANVSYAKFKAATSLNSTTVSFKIAESNPCAGKANPCAGKANPCAGKANPCAGKANPCAGKANPCAGKANPCAGKANPCAGKANPCAGKANPCAGKANPCAGKTNPCAGRSSTTTLHPQFYTEKGVALDGQDVVAYFTQSKLVMGVSQFKHNWGGTTWMFASAANRDMFAKNPEKYAPQYGGYCAQGTSEGNLVVTQPDAWKIVNGKLYLNYDKKVQAQWMADIPGHIASANKNWPAILNNKELFR, translated from the coding sequence ATGGAACTATTAACAATTTATCTGGGAATTAGACACATGAAAGTAAAATACATTACCACGATCGCCATTGCCACCATTCTCGGTTTGGCAACAGCTAATGTTAGCTACGCCAAATTCAAGGCTGCCACAAGCTTAAACTCTACAACCGTTTCATTCAAGATTGCAGAATCCAATCCTTGCGCGGGTAAAGCCAATCCTTGTGCTGGTAAAGCCAATCCTTGCGCGGGTAAAGCCAATCCTTGCGCGGGTAAAGCCAATCCTTGTGCTGGTAAAGCCAATCCTTGTGCTGGTAAAGCCAATCCTTGTGCTGGTAAAGCCAATCCTTGCGCTGGTAAAGCCAATCCTTGTGCTGGTAAAGCCAATCCTTGCGCTGGTAAAGCCAATCCTTGTGCTGGTAAAACCAATCCTTGCGCTGGTAGAAGCAGCACAACAACCCTTCATCCTCAGTTCTACACCGAAAAAGGTGTGGCTCTTGATGGTCAGGATGTCGTAGCCTATTTTACCCAAAGCAAATTAGTTATGGGAGTTAGCCAATTTAAACATAATTGGGGTGGAACAACTTGGATGTTTGCTAGTGCAGCAAACCGTGATATGTTTGCTAAAAATCCTGAAAAGTATGCTCCTCAATACGGTGGATATTGTGCCCAGGGAACCAGTGAAGGGAATCTTGTTGTCACCCAGCCAGACGCCTGGAAAATCGTTAATGGGAAGCTTTATCTCAACTACGACAAAAAAGTACAAGCACAGTGGATGGCGGATATCCCCGGCCACATTGCTTCAGCAAACAAAAATTGGCCCGCTATTCTGAACAACAAAGAACTGTTCCGCTAA
- a CDS encoding Crp/Fnr family transcriptional regulator, translating to MLTSVERLLFVREVPIFKELRDDFLVRLASVMDELSFPSKHRIFTEGQEGRSLYILVSGTVRVHIGDRDLAQLKAGACFGEMSLFDAEPRSASISTLEQSECLMLTQMQLYDAIDETPGIAVNIIRLLSRRIRELNQKLNAKEAIMPPTETVRVPEMR from the coding sequence ATGTTAACAAGCGTCGAACGCCTATTGTTTGTGAGGGAGGTTCCGATTTTTAAGGAACTGCGGGATGATTTTCTCGTGCGTCTAGCATCGGTAATGGATGAACTTTCGTTTCCTTCCAAGCACAGGATTTTTACGGAAGGACAAGAAGGGCGGTCTCTTTATATTTTGGTATCGGGAACGGTGCGCGTGCATATAGGCGATCGGGATTTGGCACAGTTGAAAGCGGGGGCTTGTTTCGGGGAAATGTCGCTGTTTGATGCAGAACCTCGATCGGCTTCTATTTCTACTCTCGAACAATCCGAGTGTTTGATGCTGACTCAAATGCAGCTATACGATGCGATTGATGAAACGCCGGGAATTGCAGTGAATATTATTCGCTTGCTGTCGCGCCGGATTCGGGAGTTGAATCAAAAGTTGAATGCTAAAGAGGCAATTATGCCTCCTACAGAGACTGTGAGAGTTCCTGAAATGCGATGA
- a CDS encoding cysteine dioxygenase family protein: MTGKDWLVTNDGQCNIFEATSQIEDLTHPYRLYRFLTDLEDVLEQISDDYLRLQAICPLVRRLLDSSSWFQIALLEPDSETGWAVQTLYDEPFFPLTVQLVAWAPGAVSPIHNHASWGLVALLDGEEKNTFWQRSPTRKFPDKITTVGDILLAPGDVLCLMPDAIHHVEALGDKPTISFNLYGVTDYDRRFEFNQIKGTAENF, encoded by the coding sequence ATGACAGGAAAAGACTGGTTAGTGACTAACGATGGACAGTGCAATATTTTTGAGGCTACAAGTCAAATTGAAGATTTGACTCATCCCTACCGACTTTACCGTTTTTTAACTGACTTGGAAGATGTATTAGAGCAAATTAGTGATGATTATTTACGACTCCAGGCAATTTGTCCCCTTGTCCGCAGGTTGTTAGATAGTTCCTCCTGGTTTCAAATTGCTCTACTTGAGCCTGACTCTGAGACAGGGTGGGCAGTACAAACACTGTATGATGAACCATTTTTTCCTCTGACGGTGCAGTTGGTGGCTTGGGCTCCGGGTGCAGTTTCTCCGATTCACAATCATGCCAGTTGGGGATTGGTGGCCCTACTTGATGGAGAGGAGAAAAATACTTTTTGGCAGCGATCGCCAACTCGCAAGTTTCCCGATAAAATTACCACAGTGGGAGATATTTTGCTTGCTCCTGGTGACGTTTTGTGCTTAATGCCAGATGCGATTCATCATGTGGAAGCACTGGGAGATAAACCAACCATTAGTTTTAATCTTTATGGTGTAACAGATTACGATCGACGATTTGAGTTTAACCAGATTAAAGGCACTGCGGAAAACTTTTAA
- a CDS encoding DUF6335 family protein gives MAQQKKGNAKTTTERDNLDELPQEITESYGTGVIDQRGLSQDDITTLQDSSSEYSATSSQIGGEDGDPAAEQESATGEQSVGGTAPTPDMDMVDELGAAAGIEMADGAILHTTNMLERRDESRWELEPSSAEDYQERSDL, from the coding sequence GTGGCACAGCAAAAAAAAGGCAACGCAAAAACAACAACAGAACGCGATAATTTGGACGAATTGCCTCAAGAGATTACCGAATCTTACGGTACCGGCGTCATCGATCAACGGGGATTGAGCCAAGACGACATAACAACCCTGCAGGACAGCAGTTCGGAATACTCTGCCACCAGTTCCCAAATCGGCGGCGAGGATGGCGATCCGGCTGCGGAACAAGAAAGTGCCACTGGCGAGCAATCGGTGGGCGGAACTGCGCCTACTCCCGACATGGATATGGTTGACGAACTCGGAGCCGCTGCGGGCATAGAGATGGCTGATGGCGCTATTTTGCACACAACAAATATGCTTGAACGTCGAGATGAAAGTCGGTGGGAATTAGAGCCTAGTTCGGCGGAAGATTATCAGGAACGATCGGATTTATAG
- a CDS encoding response regulator transcription factor yields MSDRILLVEDDPKLAKFIESELSLEGYHVTVAPNGLDGLTIARDAQPDLLILDWMLPGISGLDICLRLRSTGIQVPIIMLTAKDEVPDRVTGLNAGADDYVTKPFSMEELLARVKARLRRTQANDPDNLQFEDLILNGLTREVYRGSQLIELTAKEFDLLEFMLQNSRQVITRERIFEKVWGYDFMGESNIIEVYIRALRIKLEASNSKRLLHTVRGVGYVLREQK; encoded by the coding sequence ATGAGCGATCGCATTCTCCTTGTTGAAGATGACCCTAAACTGGCAAAGTTCATCGAATCGGAACTTAGTCTTGAAGGATATCACGTTACTGTCGCCCCAAATGGATTGGATGGATTAACGATCGCTCGTGATGCTCAACCGGATTTATTAATTTTAGATTGGATGCTTCCCGGCATCTCTGGATTAGACATCTGTTTAAGGTTGCGATCGACTGGTATTCAAGTACCAATAATTATGTTGACAGCAAAAGATGAAGTACCCGATCGCGTGACGGGATTAAATGCTGGAGCCGATGATTATGTTACTAAGCCTTTCAGTATGGAAGAACTCCTCGCGAGAGTCAAAGCCCGTCTGCGCCGCACTCAAGCCAATGACCCGGATAATTTACAATTTGAAGACCTAATATTGAACGGTTTAACCCGTGAAGTTTATCGAGGCAGTCAACTAATTGAACTCACTGCAAAAGAGTTTGATTTGTTAGAATTTATGCTGCAAAATTCCCGTCAAGTCATTACCCGCGAGCGAATTTTTGAAAAAGTTTGGGGTTACGATTTTATGGGAGAGTCAAACATTATTGAAGTGTATATTCGTGCATTACGAATTAAGTTAGAAGCAAGTAACTCAAAACGCCTGCTGCATACGGTTCGGGGAGTTGGATACGTGTTGCGAGAGCAAAAGTGA
- a CDS encoding sensor histidine kinase, which yields MKLICQVRSAINHLTGKRISTSSLQFRLTLELLVLSILALSSVAFWAGWQRSQNLVGAHKQTLEYIGIRFPEQVELYSEMGSLEIGLTRSVHKASTGGIMVWVKRNDGMLLVNSPDMDLQSSKITKMISLTEVPAEPTFVQVGDRYLVICSRTLRIKNELLGTVYFSQDITDEQRQLNDGIRSLIVVSIVVILVLMLAIASRIRHALHPLEHMSQVASTLSADNLQAAKLQLHQAPDEILGLAQTFNEMLFRLSGSWEQQRQFVGNVSHELRTPLTVVVGYLQSLLRRSTNLSDYQQQALETAVGETERTIRMLEDLLDLARADSGNLHFRLNPVILNTLVAEVAQMSQKVSNRKIILVSTDEDVVACADQDRLQQVLINLVDNAIKYSAPEQPVELVLEKREQQVMIHVGDRGIGISLPHQNRIFERFYRVDESMTRSRDGTGLGLAIAKSLIEGMEGRITLRSKPGEGSIFTITLPVWNPQL from the coding sequence ATGAAGCTAATTTGCCAAGTTAGATCCGCTATCAACCATCTCACGGGCAAGCGAATTTCCACCTCTTCGCTTCAGTTTCGCCTGACGCTGGAATTGCTGGTTCTCTCGATTTTAGCACTGAGCAGTGTGGCATTTTGGGCCGGCTGGCAAAGGTCGCAAAATCTAGTCGGTGCCCACAAACAAACCCTGGAATATATTGGAATACGCTTTCCCGAACAGGTTGAGCTTTATAGTGAAATGGGTTCACTAGAAATTGGCTTAACCCGAAGTGTGCATAAAGCTTCCACAGGAGGAATCATGGTGTGGGTGAAGCGAAATGATGGGATGCTTTTGGTGAATTCACCTGATATGGATCTGCAATCTTCTAAGATTACGAAGATGATCTCGTTGACGGAAGTACCTGCTGAGCCGACTTTTGTTCAGGTGGGCGATCGCTACTTGGTGATCTGTAGCAGAACTCTGAGGATTAAAAATGAATTACTGGGTACGGTATATTTTTCTCAAGATATCACTGATGAGCAACGTCAATTAAATGATGGGATTCGCAGTCTAATTGTTGTCAGTATTGTGGTAATCTTAGTGTTAATGTTGGCGATCGCCAGTCGCATTCGTCATGCTCTCCATCCTTTGGAACATATGAGTCAGGTAGCTAGCACTTTGTCTGCTGATAATTTGCAGGCGGCCAAACTCCAACTGCATCAGGCTCCTGATGAGATTTTAGGACTAGCGCAAACCTTTAATGAGATGTTGTTTCGCTTATCTGGTTCTTGGGAGCAGCAACGCCAATTTGTCGGTAATGTTTCCCACGAATTACGCACTCCTCTGACGGTTGTAGTTGGTTATTTGCAAAGTTTGCTGCGACGCAGCACTAACTTAAGTGACTATCAGCAACAAGCACTGGAAACAGCCGTTGGGGAAACTGAACGCACGATTCGGATGTTAGAAGATTTGCTCGATTTGGCACGGGCAGATAGTGGCAACTTGCACTTTCGTTTGAATCCGGTGATATTGAATACTCTGGTGGCTGAGGTGGCCCAGATGAGTCAAAAAGTTAGCAATCGGAAAATTATTTTGGTGTCAACTGATGAAGATGTTGTAGCCTGTGCGGATCAGGATCGCTTACAACAAGTGTTAATTAACTTAGTCGATAATGCCATCAAGTATTCGGCTCCCGAACAACCAGTTGAGTTAGTATTGGAAAAGAGGGAACAGCAGGTGATGATTCATGTGGGCGATCGCGGAATTGGTATTTCTCTCCCCCATCAAAACCGGATTTTTGAGCGATTTTACCGGGTGGATGAGTCAATGACGCGCTCTAGAGACGGTACAGGGCTGGGATTGGCGATCGCCAAAAGCCTCATCGAAGGCATGGAAGGACGTATTACGCTCCGATCTAAACCGGGAGAAGGTAGTATTTTTACTATCACCTTACCTGTCTGGAATCCGCAGCTATGA
- a CDS encoding ISAs1 family transposase: MYRTCSKQKFSPSRTTSLVLSRKQFYLRSLPVGVQFNSRAIRQRWSIENQEHWILDVTFNEDRCRIRSLNSPRNLAAIGRMSLNAINQETTLKRSWRQKRKRAAMNDEYMMLLLKSLCQD; the protein is encoded by the coding sequence ATATATCGAACTTGTTCCAAACAGAAATTCTCCCCCAGCCGTACTACTTCGTTAGTCCTATCGCGAAAACAGTTTTACCTCAGATCCTTACCCGTGGGGGTCCAGTTTAATAGTCGCGCTATTCGCCAACGTTGGAGTATTGAAAATCAAGAACATTGGATTTTAGATGTCACTTTTAATGAAGATAGATGTCGCATTCGGTCATTGAATAGCCCTCGGAACTTGGCTGCGATCGGACGGATGTCCCTTAATGCTATCAATCAAGAAACCACTCTCAAGCGTAGCTGGCGACAGAAAAGGAAACGGGCTGCGATGAATGATGAGTACATGATGCTTCTTCTCAAATCCTTGTGTCAAGACTGA